CCGACCCGGTGCTGAGCACCTGGGGTGTTCCGCAGAGCTCGTCCTGGGCGCGCGGTGACCAGCAGCCCGCGACCCCGACCGGCCCGCGCACCGGCAAGATCGGCACCACCCTGGAGACGATCGGCCTGGAGGGCGAGCAGCTCGGCATCCAGCTGGTCGAGGTCGTCGACCCGGCCGACTTCCTGTTCACCGCCGCCGGCTACCGCCTCCAGGAGGGCGAGCGCGCGGTCGTGGTGCACACGGAGCTGACCAACCGGGGCCCGATCCCGTTCGCCTCACTGCCCGACCTGTACCTGGTGCTGATCACCAAGGACGGCAGGCAGGTCTCGAAGGCCCCGGTCTCGCTGTCCTCCCGGCCGCCGCACCGCATCGGCGTCAACCCGGGCGAGACGGCGGGCGGCCACACCGTCTACGTGCTCCCCGAGTCCACCGACGTCGTCGCGGTGAAGTGGAGCGCCCGCTCCGACGACGAGAAGCGCAGCCTCACCTGGTCCACCCTCGACTGACCCCCCAACGCACCGAATGAGTCATTCGGTGCGTCAGGACGGTGCGTCAGGACTCGGAGCGGAGAAGGGCCAGGGCGTCGGCGAGGTCGGCGGGGTACTCGGAGACGAACTGCACCCACTGGCCGTCCGCCGGGTGGTCGAAACCGAGGGTGCGCGCGTGCAGCCATTGGCGCGTGAGCTTGAGCCGCTTCGCCAGCACCGGGTCCGCGCCGTAGGTCAGGTCACCGACGCACGGGTGCTTCAGCGCGGAGAAGTGGACGCGGATCTGGTGGGTGCGCCCGGTCTCCAGCTTCACGTCGACCAGTGACGCCGCGCGGAACGCCTCCATCACCTCGTAGTGGGTGACGGAGTCCTTGCCGCCGTTCATCACCGCGAACTTGTAGTCGTGCTTGGGGTGGCGGTCGATCGGCGCGTCGATGGTGCCGCGCGACGGATCGGGGTGCCCCTGCACCAGGGCGTGGTAGCCCTTGTCCACGGTGCGCTCCTTGAACGCCCGCTTCAGCACCGAGTACGCGTGCTCGCTCTTCGCCACCACCATCACGCCCGTGGTGCCCGCGTCCAGCCGGTGCACGACGCCCTGGCGCTCCGCGGCACCGGAGGTCGCGATGCGCACACCCGCCGCCGCGAGCCCGCCGACCACCGTGGGGCCGGTCCAGCCGGGACTGGGGTGCACGGCGACGCCGACCGGCTTGTCCACCACGACGATGTCGTCGTCCTCGTGCAGCACGACCATGCCCTCGACGGCGATCGCCTGGACCTCCACCGGGCGCTCCGGCTCGGGCAGCGTGATCTCCAGCCAGGAGCCCGCGGTGAGGCGGTCGGACTTGCCGACGGGCTGCCCGTCGACGAGCACGTCGCCCTTCTCGGTCAACCCGGCGACGACCGTGCGGGACAGGCCGAGCAGCTTCGACAGGCCCGCGTCGACCCGCATGCCCTCCAGGCCGTCCGGCACCGGCAGCGTGCGCGCGCTCACGAGGAGGTTCCCTTCTTCGAAGCCCGGGGCTTCTTCTCGATCACCGTGCCGTCGTACTCCCGGCCGAGCAGCGCCATCAGCACGATCAGCCCGCCGCCGACGCAGATCGCCGAGTCGGCCACGTTGAACACCGGCCAGACCGAGCCGTCCGGGGCGAACAGCGACAGGAAGTCGACCACGTGCCCGTGCAGGAAGCCCGGCGGGCGGAAGAGCCGGTCGCCGAGGTTGCCGAGCGCACCGGCCAGCACGAGCCCGAGCCCGGCCGCCCAGCCGCCGGAGCGCAGCCGCGGCGCGAAGTACAGGATGGCCAGCACCACCGCCGCCATGATCAGCGACAGCACCCAGGTGTAGTCGGCGCCGATGGACCACGCCGCACCGGGGTTGCGGACCAGCACCAGGTAGAGCGCGCCGCCGAAGAGCCGCACCGGCTCCTGGCCGTCCAGGGTGGCGACGGCCCAGAACTTGGTGACGATGTCCAGCGCCAGCACGACCACGGCCAGCCCGGCGAACAGGCCGAGCCTGCGGGGTGGAAGCGGGGGGCTGCTCTCGGTGCTCACCGGGTCATTGTCGCTCACCCGGACATTGTCCCTGATCAGAGGTCGGCCAGGAACGGCGGCAGCGGCCGAGGGTCGTTCTTCGGGGTCCAGCGGCCGTCGACGAGCTCGTACTCCCACTTCGGACCGTCGGCGACGATCCGCCGCAACGCGCCGACCACGCGCGAGACGTGCTCGGCGTTGTTGCCCAGCCCGAGGCTGATGCGCAGCGCCCGTCCGCCCTCGGCGCCGCTGGTGGACAGCAGCCGCTTGGTCGCGATGTGGGCGCAGAACGCGCCGTCCCGCACCCCGATGCCGTACTCCGCGGACAGGATGGCGGCGAGCAGCCCGGCGTCGTGGCCGTCGACGGTGAAACTGACGACGCCGACGCGGTCCGGGGCCTCCTCCCCGAAGAGGGTCAGCTCGCGGAACCCCGGCACGGTGGCCAAACCGTCCTTGAGCTGCGCGAACAGCTTCTCCTCGTGCGCCTTCACATCCTCCCAGCGCTGCCGCGCGAGCACGCCGCAGGCCACGGCGAGCGCGTGCACGCCGACGACGTTGGGCGAACCGGCCTCGTGCCGCTCCGGCACCTTCGACCAGCTCACGCCCAGGTGGTCGCCCCAGTCCACGACGTTGCGCGTGGCACCGCCGCCGATCAGGTACGGCTCGGCCTGCTGCAGCCAGTCGGAGCGGCCGACCAGCGCGCCCGCGCCGAACGGGGCGTAGAGCTTGTGCCCGGAGAGCACGACGTAGTCCACCTCGGCCGTGCTGGCGTCCACCGGCCGGTGCGGCGCGAGCTGGGCGGCGTCGAGGACGGTCCGCGCGCCGTGCGAGTGCGCGCACCGGACCAGGTCGTTCACCGGCCACACCTCGCCGGTCACGTTGGAAGCCCCGGTGATCACCACGAGGCGCGGGCCGACCGGGGCGGCCTTGAGGGCTTCGTCGAGCACGCGGACGGCCTCGGCCGGCGTCGCGGGGGTCTGCAACCGGTTCACCCGCGGACCGCGCCACGGCAGCAGCGCGGCGTGGTGGTCGGTGTCGAAGACGAAGACGCTGGTGCCCTTGGGCAGGCTGCGCGCCAGCAGGTTCAGCGAGTCCGTGGTGTTGCGGGTGAAGACGACGGCGTCGGTCTGCCGGGCCCCGACGAAGCGGCGCACGGCGTGCCGGGCCTGCTCGTAGATGCGGGTGCAGACCTGGGAGGCGAAACCCGCGCCGCGGTGCACGCTGGCGTACCAGGGCAGCAGCTCGTCGACGGCGTCGCGGACCTGCTCCAGGCACGGCGCGCTGGCCGCGTGGTCGAGGTTGGCGTAGGGCACCAGCTCGCCCGTGACCAGCGGAACCGTCAGCCGCGCGCCCACGACGGCGGGAACCGAGGAACGGATGGGGGCGAACGCGAGCGACACTGCGACCTCCGGAAGCCGTGGGACTCGCCGGGAGGGAGTCCGCGCTTGCCCGCCGCACCTCGCGGCGAACCAGGTCCTCACCTAGGGCACCCCACCGCGGTTGGAGGGTTGCCGACCAGCTAGCTAGGGCTTGTCGCTGGCACTCATGACCTTGCGATCGAAAGTAGCCGAGGAGGCACCGCCGCGCCAGCCCCCTGTCCAGATTCTGGAACGCGACCTACGACACAGCGCCGAGAAGGTGTTGCGCGCCAAGGGAAACAACGCGTAACACCGAGATGTACACCTCACCCCGGAACCAGCTCGGCGGCCGGACGGCGCTCCCGTCCCGGACCCGGGCGAGGCTGCCGCCGCCGCGACCCTCGTGCGCAGTCCTCTTAGGACAGTCCACTCCAGTCGCCATCGTCCAGCGCGCTGAACTGCCACAGCGCGCAGTGCGCGTGCGCACCGGAACTGCCTCCACCGCAAGGCTGTGCGCTGCCGGCGCGGCCGAGATCACTCGCCCGACTCGCCCTTCCACCTGGCGTAGCGGCCCGCGCGGTCGATCGAGCGGATGCGCCGCTCCGCGTCCGCGCGAACCTCTTCGGTGGCAACGATCAGCAGCTGGTCGCCGACCTGCACGCGCGTGGTGGGCTGCGGGGTGAAACCGGCTTTCTCGCGCACCACAAGGCTCACCGTCGCCCCGACCGGCAGCCGCAGCTCGCTGAGGTAGACGCCGTGCAGCTTCGAGCCCTCGGGCACGCGCACCTGCAACAGCTCCGCACCCAGCTCGTCCAGCGGTGCGGAGTCGACCTCGATCTCCTGCGGCTCGCCACGGCGCACCAGCCCGAGCAACCGGGCCATCAACGGCAGCGTGGTGCCCTGCACCAGGGTCAGCACCACGACGAGCACGAACACCACGTCGATCAGCTGCTGGGCGCCGGGGACCTCCTGGGTCACCGGGATCAGCGCGAGCACGATCGGCACCGCGCCGCGGAGCCCGGACCAGGACAGGAAGACCTGCTCCCGCCAGGGAACCCGGAACGGCAGCGCGGAGGCGAGCACCGAAAGCGGGCGGGCGACCAGCACCAGGACCGCGCCGGTGATCAACGCCGGGATGATCACGCTCGGCAGCCGCCCCGGCGACGCGTACAGCCCGAGCAGCACGAACAACCCGATCTGCGCCAGCCAGCCGAGCCCTTCGGCGAAGGACAGGGTGTCACCGCGGTGCGGGAGCTTCGCGTTGCCCAGCACCAGTCCCGCGACGTAGGTGGCGAGCAGACCGGAGGCGTGCAGCTCCTGGCCCGCGGAGTACGCGAGGACGCAGACCGCGACTGTCGCAAGTGGATAGAGACCGGTGGCCGGAAGCGCCGCCCTGCGCAGCGCCTGGCCGCCGATCCAGCCGAGCGCGATGCCGACGACCGCGCCGACCGCCAGTTCGTAGACCACGAGCGCCGGTGTCCACCAACTGATGGGATCGGGACTGGCGAGAAGGACGACGGCGATGTACACCGGGGCGTCGTTGAGCCCCGACTCCAGCTCCAGGGTTCCGGAGATCCTGCGGTGCACGCCCAGTCCTCGCAGGACGCTGAACACCGCGGCTGCGTCGGTCGAGGAAACCACCGCGCCCCAGAGGAGCGCGGTCCGCCATTCGAGGTCGAGCAGGTAGTGCAGACCGGTCGCGGTGACACCGATGCTCACCGCGACGGCCACAGTGGACATCGCGATGCCGAGCCCGAGCGCGGGCCGGACGTTGCGCCACCGCGTGGTGAGGCCGCCTTCGGCGAGGATCACCACCAGCGCGGCGATCCCCAGGTACTGCGTGAGGCGGGCGTCGCTGAAGAGGATGCCGAAGCCCGCCTCCCCGAGTAACAGCCCGATCCCGAGGTAGAGCAACAGCGACGGCAAGCCCAGCCGCACCGAGGCCCGCACAGCGAGCACGGCGATCAGCACGACCAGCGCGCCGATCCCCAGTCCCAGCGACAGCTCCGCCACTCCGCCTCCAGCGCTCGTCGGGTGCGGGCACCATTGTCGCTGCTCGGTGCAAGAATCCGGAGTTGACAACGCTGCGCTCTCGGGTTTCGAAAGCGGTGTAACCCTCAGCCGAGCAGGTCGGCCAGCCGCCGCGCGGCGTCCTCCGGAGCCGGGTCGAGCTCGATCACCTTGTCCCGCCCGCGATCCCCGGCCACGATCGCGACGTCCTGCCGCCGCACCCCGAACGCCCTGGCCACCGCGCGGCGCACCGCCTCGTTGGCTTTTCCCTCGACCGCGGGCGCCGCGACCGAGACAACGAGGGCCGGGCGCTCCCCCGCGTCCCACCGCCCGCCGACGGAGTCCTTGCGGGCACCCGGTTTCACCCGGACGGCGAACCTCATCAGGTCAGCCCCGCGCTCAGCACGTCCACCATCTCGTCGAGATAAACCCGTTGTGCCGCACGGGTTTCCGGCAACATCGACGCGTTCATCCTGACCAGCTGCGTGTGTCCGATGTAGGTGGAGTACGCCACCAGCGCCCGCCGCCGGGCCTTCGCCGGGGACAGGCCCAGCTCCGCGACGATCTCGGCGATGTAGTCCACCCGCCGCTCGGTGACCCGCCGCAGCACCGGCGCCACCAGCGGATCGTCCGCGGCGGCCAGCAGCGCGAGCTCGATCGAGGGGTCCTCGTCCTCGGTGATCACCTTCGTGATCAGCAGCCGCAGCCTGCGCAGCGGGTCCGGCTCGTCCCGGACGGCGCTGATCACCGCGTCGGTGTGCTCGTCCTCCCAGCGCTCCAGCATCGCCGCGACGAGCGCGTCCCGGTTGGGGAAGTGGTGGTAGGCGCTGCCCTTGGTGGCGCCCAGCCGCGCCGCGAGCGGTTCGATGGCCACCGCGCGCAGCCCGCCCTCGTCCAGCGCCGTCAGCGCCGCCGCCGTCCAGTCCCGCCGCCCCAGCCGTTTCCTGGGTGCCACATCACGCTTGCCGACCACGCTCCATACGCTACCGTACGGTCAGCGCCATACGGTGGCGTATGGAACCGGAGGTGGCACATGATCCACAACGTGCACGAGCGGGAGCTGCCCGTCGGCACCGGACAGGCGGGCCCGCTGCTGGACGGGATCCTCGACCCCGACCGCACGATCTGGCCGGTCGAGCGCTGGCTGCCGATGACGATGGACCGCCCGCTCGGCGTCGGCGCCCGCGGCGGACACGGCCCGATCCCGTACGACTGCACCGCCTACGAGCCGGGCAGGCTGGTGGAGTTCACCTTCGCCCCGAGCCTGGGGCTCAAGGGCACGCACTCGCTCGAGGTGCTGCCCGGCCCGCGCCACGGGACCTCGCTCCTCCGGCACACCATCGCGGGCCGCCCCGAGGGCGTCATGCGCCTGTTGTGGCCGCTGGTGATCCGCTGGCTGCACGACGCGCTCCTGGAGGACCTCCTCGACCGCGCGGCCGCCGCGGTCGGCCATCCCCCCGCGCGCCCCAACCGCTGGCCCCTCTGGACCCGCCTGTGCTACCGCTTCCTGGAAACCAAGCCCTCGCCCCAGACCACCACCCGCGCCCGCCCTGAATGAGTCATTCAGGATCGCCACCGCGGCGCGGGGTGCGGGGGCGATCGGGGCGGTCCGGACGAGTAGAAGGGCAGAGGCGATGAAGCCGGTCCGTGCTGAGCTGAACCTGCGTGACGAGCGGGAGTTCAGCCTGGTGGACTACGGCACCAGCCATGCGTGGGCGGTGTTTCGCGGGATGCCTGTGCGCGATGACGACGTTCCGTTCGGATCTGCCGCCAAGGTGCTCGACGTCGTGTTCCTCGGTCTGGAGCGCATCGCCAGCTGGAGGCACGTCAAGTCATTGCACGTGCGGATGGCCGACCAGGCTCAGAAGGCCGCGCTGGAGGAGCGGATCGGCCGGATTCGCAGGTCGGACTCCGTCTACTTCATCGAGGAAGGTTCGCTCGAGCACTACGTCATCGCGTCTCGCGTCTACTGGGCCGAGTACGACCTGACCTACGACGCGGACAGCCCGCTCGTCGCGGACAGCCGGGTGGACGGCCCGGCGTACCGGCGGGCGAACCCGCCGCTCGGACCGATCCGCTACGCCGACTGGGAGCAGTAGACCAGCGCGGTGCTCGGCCCGGAAACGAGCCCGCAAACGAGTCAGTGGGGTGGGACCGCCTCTCCTGGGCAGTCCCACCCCACCGCACGTCTTTCTTCCCTACCTGGCCCGCAAGGTCCGGTGCACGGTGGCCAGTACCGCGTCCGGGGTGCACAGCGCGCACGGGGTGAACCCCAGCTCGCGTGCCTCACGCACCGGCAACGGCATCGTCGCGTGTCCCCGGACCCACTCGCAGCTGGGCAAGTGGTACCTGGGCCGCTCGTCGACCACCAGGACCTCGTCGGTCAGGCCCGCCACGACCAGCAGGTCGGCCGCGTCGGTGTCCTCCTCGGCGGGCTCCCGCCGAGATCGTCCGCTGTCGCTCTCCGGCACCGCCTCGGCGGCGGCGTCATCGGGGCCGGAGTTCGCCCCTGCGCCCGCCACCGTGGTGTCAGCGGTCTTCGCCTCCCTGGCCCGTCCGTCCGCCTCAGCGGCCGCGTCACGGCGCCTACGGCGTGCCCAGTCCAGGACCAGCACCACCGCGGCGGCCACGCTCAGCGCCACCGAGCCCCACGCCCATCCGGTCGTCCCGGAGGCGAGGGCGAGGACCAACAGGCCGAAAGCGGCCAGAACCAACAGCAGGACTGCGTACAGCACTTCTCGGGATCAGACCGGCTCAGCCGGCTTCCGCGGCACGGCTGCCGAAGGTGTAGCTCCCGCTGGAGCGGCCCTCGGACGGAGCGGCGGAGGAGCGTCCCTCCAGCTCACCGAGCTGCGACTTCAGGAAGGTGGTCAGCCGCGTGCGGTACTCCCGCTCGAACGTGCGCAGCCGGTCGATCTCCTTCTCCAGGGTGTTCTTCTCCTGGGTGATGTTGCCCATGACCTCGGCGTGCTTGCGCTGCGCGTCGCGCTCCAGCGCGGTCGACTTCTCCAGCGCCTTGCGCTCCAGCGTGTCGGAACGGGTGCGCGCGTCGTTGAGCATCGTCTCGGCGCGGGTGCGCGCCTCGTTGACCATGCTGTCGGCCTTGGCCCTGGCCTCCGACAGCAGCTGCTCGGACTTGGTGCGGGCCTCCGACAGCATGCCGTCGGACTCCGCCTTGGCCTCGGCGGTCAGCCGGTCGGCCATCTCCTGGGCCAGGCCGAGCACCTTGGCGGCCTGCACGTGGTGGTCGCCGCCGCCCGGGGAGGTCTGCTCCATCACGCTGGGCGGCGGGACCGGCGCCAGGCGGCGGGGCTCGTCCATCGAGCGCGCCGAGGGGACCGAGGCCGAGCGCGAACGCGCGTCGTCGAGCTCGGAACGGGCCGAGCCGAGCTGGGCGTCCAGCTCCTCGACCTGGGCACGCAGGTCGTTGTTCTCCTCGATCAGCCGGGCCAGTTCGCTCTCGACCATGTCGAGGAAGGCATCGACCTCGTCCTCGTTGTAGCCGCGTTTACCGATGGGCGGCTTGCTGAACGCGACGTTATGAACGTCGGCGGGGGTCAACGGCATCCTCAGATCACCTCACGCACTCCTGGCTGCTGGTCAGCCTCGGGTTCCCCGTTACCCGGGGCTTACCAGTCGCATCAGTATGAACACGACCAGCAGCAGCACCATAATCGACAAGTCCAGACCGACACCCCCGATTCGGACCATCGGGATCACTCGACGGGCCATCCGTACGGGTGGGTCGGTCACTGTGTAGATGGTCTCCAGCGTCACCGCAACCCCGCCGGCCGGTCGCCACTCCCGCGCGAACGCGCGAACCAGCTCGACCACGACCCGCGCCGTGAGCAACAACCAGAAGAAGAACAGCAGGTAGTACAGGACGACAAAGACCGGATTCACGCTTCTACTCTGCCACTTCTCAGCCGCGGTTGAGGAAGCCGCCTTCAGCGATCCTGCGCCGGTCCTCCGCGGTGACGTCCACGTTGGGCGGTGAGAGCAAGAACACCTTGTTGGTGACCTTGTCGAAGGCGCCGCGCAGGGCGAATGCCAGCCCGGCCGAGAAGTCCACCAGCCTACGGGCGTCGGCGTTGTCCATCTCGGTCAGGTTGATGATCACCGGGATGCCGTCGCGGTAGTGCTCCCCGATCGTCCGCGCCTCGCTGTAGCTGCGCGGATGCAGCGTGGTGATCCGGCTGAGCGGGTGCGCCGGGTGCTCGATCGGCGGCCGCACGCGGCCGACCGGCTCGTGGTCGGGCTCCACCGCGAGCGCACCGCGGGTGGGCGGGCTGCCCGCCCAGCGGTTACCGCGCGTGCGGTCCGGCTCGACGTCGTAGTCGCCCGCGTCGTCGGCGTAGTCGTCGGCGAGCTCGGGCTGGTAGCGACCGAACCGGCGGCGGCGCGAGGAGCGCTCCGGGTACGGCTCGTAGTCGTCGGTGTCGGCGGCGTAGTCGTCGGAGTAGTCGCCACGCCGGTAGTCGCGGTCGTAGTCCACCTCGTCGGCGGGGACCATCCCGAAGTAGGCCTTCAGCTTCTGCAGCCCGCTCATCGCCAGCCCTTCCCCGTCGTCAGACGCGACTCCTCACCGCCGAGAGCAGCGGCGCCGCCCCGTCGACTTGCTAGAGCGAGGCTAACCGCCGACCTCCGAGCAGGGAGGTTCCGACACGCACCAAGGTCGAGCCGTGAGCTATCGCCGCCTCCAGATCTTGGCTCATCCCGGCGGAGATCTCCACGGCATTCGGGTGATCAAGGAGCACTTTTGCGGCCGACTCGGCCAGCGCGGCGAAGGCCCGCTCGGGCTCCCAGAAACGTGGTGCGACAGTCATCACACCCCGCAGTTCGAGTTGCTCCGAACGGGCTACATGGTCCGCCAATGCGGGCAGATCCGGTAACGGAGAGCCACCACGCGCCGGGTCGCCGTCGATGCTCGCCTGGATCAGCACCTCCAGCGGCCCGTCGCGCTCCCCGGCCTCCCTTGCGGCCGCGACGGCCTTCGTGAACGCGTCGGCGAGCCTGGGGCTGTCCACGGTCTGCACCACCGAGGCCCACCGGGTGACCGAGCGCGCCTTGTTCCGCTGCACGTTGCCGATCATGTGCAGTCGCGGCGCCGGCTCGCGCAGCTCCTCGGCCTTGGCGCGGGCCTCCTGGTCCCGGTTCTCGCCGAACTCGGTCATCCCGAGCTCGGCGAGCAGGGCGATGTCGGTGGCCGGGAAGGTCTTGGTGACCGGCAGCAGCCGGACCTCGTCCGCGCGGCGCCCGGCGGCGGCGCAGGCGGCGTCGATCCGCGCCCGCAGCCCGGCGAGCGCCTCGGCCAGCTCGGCCCTGCGGTCGTCGGTCATGACTGAAGTCCCTCCGTGGCTCGGGTCACAACGATCGGGGGTCGTCCGTCCGCGCGGCGGCTGCGCCGAACGGTCACCGCCTCACTGCTCCATCCAGACGACCGCGGCCAGTCGCCCGGTCGGGGCCTGCCTGCGGTGGCTGAACAAGGATTGCTCCTCGACCGTGCACCGGGGGTCGAGCCCGATGCGGCCCACCCCCGCGTCGGCCAGCTGCTGCCAGAGCCCGGCGCGCAGGTCGAGCCCGGGAGTGCCGGACCGCGTCCTGCACGCGCTGCCCGGCAGGTGCCGTTCGACGTCGGCCTGCATCGAAGCGGGCACCTCGTAGCACTCGCCGCACACCGACGGGCCGAGCAGCGCCTCGATCCGCCCCGGCTCCGCGCCCTGCTCCCGCATCGCCTCCAGCGTCGCGGGGATCACGCCGACCCGCGCGCCCACCCGCCCGGCGTGCACGGCGGCGACCACCCCGGCCTCGGCGTCGCCGAGCAGCACGGGGACGCAGTCCGCGACGAGCGCGACCAGCGCCAGCCCCGGCTCGGTGGTGACCAGCGCGTCGGTGGCCTCGAGGGGTTCGGCGACGGGGCCCTTCACCACGCCGACCGTGCGGCCGTGCACCTGCTCCATCCACACCAGCCGATCGGGGGTCAGCCCGATCCCCTCGGCCAGGCGCACGCGGTTGGCCCGCACGGCGGCCGGATCGTCCCCGACGTGATCACCCAGGTTGAACGACTCGTAGGGCGCGCGGGAGGCGCCGCCCTGCCTGGTCGTGATCACCCGACGAACCCGCACACCCGCTCCTTCCACCAGGAGAGCTCATTCTCCACCACGAAAACGGCCGGACTCGAAGCGAGTCCGGCCGGCAACGTGAAGGGTGGTTCAGCGGCGCATGAACGGGGGGACGTCGACCTCGTCGTCCTCCGGGTCGTCGCTGACCGGGACCGAGCGCGACGGCAGGCCGTGCCCGCCGAGGCCGTGCCCGGGCAGACCGACCGGCGGGGTCGGGTTGGTGCGCTGCACCGGCGACTCGACCGGCGGGGTCGGGTTCGCCGGCTGGTAGGTGCTGACCTGCGGCTCCGGCTGCTGGACCGGCTGCACCGCGGTCTGCTGGACGGGGGGCTGCTGCACGGGCTGCTGGATCGGCGCCGCCTGCTGCACGGGCGCCTGCTGGACCGGGGCCGGTTCCGGCTGCGGCGGTGGCTGCTGCACCGGCTCCTGGTGCTGGCCGACGTGGCCCGCCTGGCCGGAGGCGACCGGGCCGCGGCTGGTGACCGCGGTGGGCTCCAGTTTCTTGTGGGTGGGGGTGCCGCCGTCGAAGCCCGCGGCGATCACCGTCACCCGCACCTCGTCGCCGAGGGAGTCGTCGATGACCGTACCGAAGATGATGTTGGCCTCGGGGTGCGCCG
The window above is part of the Allokutzneria albata genome. Proteins encoded here:
- a CDS encoding AsnC family protein is translated as MAVPDPVDARLLALVAEAGRAAVHEIAARAGMDAREVASRLVALSATGLPLLVGVECDPNGLRAALAPPPPPPPQQQPWGHHPQQPVHGTPSGPYPGASGPYPVQSGPYPVHSGPYPAHPGHTGAHPPHAFPQSTPFPVQQPPQSVPFPAQPQQPVAPADPVLSTWGVPQSSSWARGDQQPATPTGPRTGKIGTTLETIGLEGEQLGIQLVEVVDPADFLFTAAGYRLQEGERAVVVHTELTNRGPIPFASLPDLYLVLITKDGRQVSKAPVSLSSRPPHRIGVNPGETAGGHTVYVLPESTDVVAVKWSARSDDEKRSLTWSTLD
- a CDS encoding RluA family pseudouridine synthase; protein product: MSARTLPVPDGLEGMRVDAGLSKLLGLSRTVVAGLTEKGDVLVDGQPVGKSDRLTAGSWLEITLPEPERPVEVQAIAVEGMVVLHEDDDIVVVDKPVGVAVHPSPGWTGPTVVGGLAAAGVRIATSGAAERQGVVHRLDAGTTGVMVVAKSEHAYSVLKRAFKERTVDKGYHALVQGHPDPSRGTIDAPIDRHPKHDYKFAVMNGGKDSVTHYEVMEAFRAASLVDVKLETGRTHQIRVHFSALKHPCVGDLTYGADPVLAKRLKLTRQWLHARTLGFDHPADGQWVQFVSEYPADLADALALLRSES
- the lspA gene encoding signal peptidase II; its protein translation is MSDNDPVSTESSPPLPPRRLGLFAGLAVVVLALDIVTKFWAVATLDGQEPVRLFGGALYLVLVRNPGAAWSIGADYTWVLSLIMAAVVLAILYFAPRLRSGGWAAGLGLVLAGALGNLGDRLFRPPGFLHGHVVDFLSLFAPDGSVWPVFNVADSAICVGGGLIVLMALLGREYDGTVIEKKPRASKKGTSS
- a CDS encoding aminotransferase class V-fold PLP-dependent enzyme translates to MSLAFAPIRSSVPAVVGARLTVPLVTGELVPYANLDHAASAPCLEQVRDAVDELLPWYASVHRGAGFASQVCTRIYEQARHAVRRFVGARQTDAVVFTRNTTDSLNLLARSLPKGTSVFVFDTDHHAALLPWRGPRVNRLQTPATPAEAVRVLDEALKAAPVGPRLVVITGASNVTGEVWPVNDLVRCAHSHGARTVLDAAQLAPHRPVDASTAEVDYVVLSGHKLYAPFGAGALVGRSDWLQQAEPYLIGGGATRNVVDWGDHLGVSWSKVPERHEAGSPNVVGVHALAVACGVLARQRWEDVKAHEEKLFAQLKDGLATVPGFRELTLFGEEAPDRVGVVSFTVDGHDAGLLAAILSAEYGIGVRDGAFCAHIATKRLLSTSGAEGGRALRISLGLGNNAEHVSRVVGALRRIVADGPKWEYELVDGRWTPKNDPRPLPPFLADL
- a CDS encoding potassium/proton antiporter — protein: MAELSLGLGIGALVVLIAVLAVRASVRLGLPSLLLYLGIGLLLGEAGFGILFSDARLTQYLGIAALVVILAEGGLTTRWRNVRPALGLGIAMSTVAVAVSIGVTATGLHYLLDLEWRTALLWGAVVSSTDAAAVFSVLRGLGVHRRISGTLELESGLNDAPVYIAVVLLASPDPISWWTPALVVYELAVGAVVGIALGWIGGQALRRAALPATGLYPLATVAVCVLAYSAGQELHASGLLATYVAGLVLGNAKLPHRGDTLSFAEGLGWLAQIGLFVLLGLYASPGRLPSVIIPALITGAVLVLVARPLSVLASALPFRVPWREQVFLSWSGLRGAVPIVLALIPVTQEVPGAQQLIDVVFVLVVVLTLVQGTTLPLMARLLGLVRRGEPQEIEVDSAPLDELGAELLQVRVPEGSKLHGVYLSELRLPVGATVSLVVREKAGFTPQPTTRVQVGDQLLIVATEEVRADAERRIRSIDRAGRYARWKGESGE
- a CDS encoding DUF167 domain-containing protein; translation: MRFAVRVKPGARKDSVGGRWDAGERPALVVSVAAPAVEGKANEAVRRAVARAFGVRRQDVAIVAGDRGRDKVIELDPAPEDAARRLADLLG
- a CDS encoding TetR/AcrR family transcriptional regulator, giving the protein MVGKRDVAPRKRLGRRDWTAAALTALDEGGLRAVAIEPLAARLGATKGSAYHHFPNRDALVAAMLERWEDEHTDAVISAVRDEPDPLRRLRLLITKVITEDEDPSIELALLAAADDPLVAPVLRRVTERRVDYIAEIVAELGLSPAKARRRALVAYSTYIGHTQLVRMNASMLPETRAAQRVYLDEMVDVLSAGLT
- the wag31 gene encoding DivIVA-like cell division protein Wag31, with amino-acid sequence MPLTPADVHNVAFSKPPIGKRGYNEDEVDAFLDMVESELARLIEENNDLRAQVEELDAQLGSARSELDDARSRSASVPSARSMDEPRRLAPVPPPSVMEQTSPGGGDHHVQAAKVLGLAQEMADRLTAEAKAESDGMLSEARTKSEQLLSEARAKADSMVNEARTRAETMLNDARTRSDTLERKALEKSTALERDAQRKHAEVMGNITQEKNTLEKEIDRLRTFEREYRTRLTTFLKSQLGELEGRSSAAPSEGRSSGSYTFGSRAAEAG
- a CDS encoding YggT family protein, whose protein sequence is MNPVFVVLYYLLFFFWLLLTARVVVELVRAFAREWRPAGGVAVTLETIYTVTDPPVRMARRVIPMVRIGGVGLDLSIMVLLLVVFILMRLVSPG
- a CDS encoding cell division protein SepF codes for the protein MSGLQKLKAYFGMVPADEVDYDRDYRRGDYSDDYAADTDDYEPYPERSSRRRRFGRYQPELADDYADDAGDYDVEPDRTRGNRWAGSPPTRGALAVEPDHEPVGRVRPPIEHPAHPLSRITTLHPRSYSEARTIGEHYRDGIPVIINLTEMDNADARRLVDFSAGLAFALRGAFDKVTNKVFLLSPPNVDVTAEDRRRIAEGGFLNRG
- a CDS encoding YggS family pyridoxal phosphate-dependent enzyme, encoding MTDDRRAELAEALAGLRARIDAACAAAGRRADEVRLLPVTKTFPATDIALLAELGMTEFGENRDQEARAKAEELREPAPRLHMIGNVQRNKARSVTRWASVVQTVDSPRLADAFTKAVAAAREAGERDGPLEVLIQASIDGDPARGGSPLPDLPALADHVARSEQLELRGVMTVAPRFWEPERAFAALAESAAKVLLDHPNAVEISAGMSQDLEAAIAHGSTLVRVGTSLLGGRRLASL
- the pgeF gene encoding peptidoglycan editing factor PgeF, whose protein sequence is MRVRRVITTRQGGASRAPYESFNLGDHVGDDPAAVRANRVRLAEGIGLTPDRLVWMEQVHGRTVGVVKGPVAEPLEATDALVTTEPGLALVALVADCVPVLLGDAEAGVVAAVHAGRVGARVGVIPATLEAMREQGAEPGRIEALLGPSVCGECYEVPASMQADVERHLPGSACRTRSGTPGLDLRAGLWQQLADAGVGRIGLDPRCTVEEQSLFSHRRQAPTGRLAAVVWMEQ